A portion of the Tindallia magadiensis genome contains these proteins:
- a CDS encoding HD-GYP domain-containing protein, translating into MKKLYLSQIENGSPISHDLYNSHGAILVPKGKIMTPKLREQLLRNNIDSFSVDITGYEQVEDHYEHFDESVIREIEAVKKVYNDSFAALSSELETFKRHQHFSKATMRETAKELVESIGKYKHVYLGLEGIRRKDVYTYIHSLDVAIFMIVLGKTLTMNKNDLEQAALAGLLHDIGKTAIDDSILLKPAKLSFSEMETMKKHSEIGYDILKNKLHYPEFVARVALEHHERVDMQGYPRKLNWDHIHLFSKMAAICDVYDAITAERIYKRAMLPHDAIEYLMTIVGTHLDQALTTQFIRNIVVYPLGTRVRLNSGEIGIVVRLHDGYPTRPVVKCIENRALRDLMIDHTIFVDQVCYSEN; encoded by the coding sequence ATGAAAAAACTATACTTGTCTCAAATTGAAAATGGATCTCCAATTTCTCATGATCTATACAATTCCCATGGGGCCATTCTTGTTCCTAAAGGAAAAATAATGACACCCAAATTAAGAGAACAACTACTGCGAAATAATATTGACAGCTTTAGCGTGGATATTACTGGTTACGAACAAGTTGAGGATCACTATGAACACTTTGATGAGTCGGTTATTCGTGAAATTGAAGCTGTAAAAAAAGTCTATAATGACTCTTTTGCAGCTTTAAGTTCAGAACTGGAAACTTTTAAGCGTCATCAACATTTTAGTAAAGCAACCATGAGAGAAACGGCCAAAGAATTAGTAGAGAGTATTGGAAAGTATAAACATGTTTATTTAGGCTTGGAAGGGATACGTCGTAAAGACGTGTACACATATATTCATTCGTTGGATGTTGCTATATTTATGATTGTATTGGGAAAAACATTAACAATGAATAAAAATGATCTGGAACAGGCAGCTCTTGCGGGACTGCTTCATGATATTGGCAAAACAGCTATTGATGATTCCATTTTATTGAAGCCAGCCAAATTATCGTTTAGTGAAATGGAAACAATGAAAAAACATTCTGAGATTGGATATGATATCTTAAAAAACAAACTTCATTATCCGGAATTTGTTGCGAGAGTGGCATTAGAGCATCATGAAAGAGTGGATATGCAGGGATATCCACGAAAACTTAACTGGGATCATATTCACCTTTTTTCTAAGATGGCCGCTATTTGTGATGTATATGATGCTATTACGGCGGAAAGAATATACAAAAGAGCGATGCTGCCTCATGATGCCATAGAATATCTGATGACGATTGTAGGGACTCATTTAGATCAAGCATTAACTACTCAATTTATTCGAAATATAGTTGTATATCCTTTAGGGACTAGGGTTAGGTTAAATAGTGGAGAAATAGGCATTGTTGTTCGCTTGCATGATGGATATCCTACAAGACCAGTAGTGAAATGTATCGAAAATAGAGCGTTAAGAGATTTGATGATTGACCATACAATCTTTGTAGATCAGGTATGTTATTCAGAGAATTAG
- a CDS encoding sensor histidine kinase, with protein MKVDLNQLKESNEFLNTLLNHITSLIFILDQQLRIQCVNGAVEESFGQDIKNMTYQIFGNAINCSHAIEENKDCQHTSFCDLCDFRKGLLKVLKHQIPTYKEKVNRSLYINDKKIEKTFVFTTRHIYYKNESMVMVVVDDITEIEEQRRELKEAISLKNKFLGTVTHDLRNPISAIQNVSWFLLDDSDKMTDEQRLFLKDIYEVSEYMSRLVDDLLEISRIESGKLELDIGYHDYAETIRESVMINQPLAVKKDIKMELTLSDKPLMLYYDRNKIMQVVNNLIGNAIKFSYKKTKISVKVTHRDRYLLTCVSDEGPGIPMDEIDQVFSEFSKLSTRPTENEKSTGLGLAIAKRIVDGHHGEIWVDSVESEGSHFFFSLPMDDAHK; from the coding sequence ATGAAAGTTGATCTGAACCAATTGAAAGAGTCAAACGAATTTCTAAACACACTTTTAAATCACATAACTTCGCTAATATTTATACTGGATCAGCAGTTAAGAATTCAGTGTGTTAATGGTGCAGTGGAAGAATCTTTCGGACAAGATATTAAAAACATGACATACCAAATATTTGGAAATGCTATAAATTGTAGCCATGCTATTGAAGAGAATAAAGATTGTCAGCATACTTCTTTTTGCGATTTATGCGATTTTAGAAAAGGACTTTTAAAAGTTCTTAAACATCAGATACCTACTTATAAAGAAAAAGTAAATCGCAGCTTATATATAAACGACAAAAAAATAGAGAAAACCTTTGTTTTTACTACGCGGCATATTTATTATAAAAACGAGAGCATGGTCATGGTAGTGGTAGATGATATAACAGAAATTGAAGAACAACGGCGTGAATTAAAAGAAGCCATATCATTAAAAAACAAATTTCTTGGAACAGTTACACATGATTTGAGAAATCCTATCAGTGCGATCCAGAATGTGTCGTGGTTTTTACTGGATGATTCAGATAAAATGACTGATGAACAACGGTTGTTTTTGAAGGATATTTATGAGGTTAGTGAATATATGAGTCGTCTGGTAGATGATTTGCTTGAAATCAGCCGTATTGAAAGTGGAAAATTGGAATTAGATATAGGTTACCATGATTATGCAGAAACCATAAGAGAAAGTGTTATGATCAATCAACCATTAGCTGTAAAAAAAGATATTAAAATGGAACTAACTTTATCGGATAAACCTTTAATGCTTTATTATGACCGAAACAAGATCATGCAAGTTGTTAATAATTTAATAGGGAATGCCATCAAGTTTTCCTATAAAAAAACAAAAATAAGTGTTAAAGTAACACATCGTGATCGTTATCTTCTAACATGTGTTTCGGATGAAGGACCTGGGATTCCGATGGATGAAATTGATCAGGTGTTTTCTGAGTTTAGTAAACTAAGCACCAGGCCAACAGAAAATGAAAAAAGCACAGGTTTAGGTTTAGCAATTGCAAAACGTATTGTAGATGGTCATCACGGAGAAATATGGGTTGACAGTGTCGAAAGCGAAGGTTCCCATTTCTTCTTTAGCTTACCGATGGATGATGCGCATAAGTAA